The Cellulophaga lytica DSM 7489 nucleotide sequence GTTTAATTGGCGGTACAGAGTTTAGTGCTTCATTCTGGTACAAGGTAAATGCAACCCCAGACAGAGCTGGTATTTTAATTATTGGTGATGATGCAGAAGACCGTTTTCAAGGTATAAGATTATTTAGAGAAGGTAACGGCGCTGAGCAAAGAATAAAAGCTAATGTAGGGACAGGAGCAGGAGAAAGCTGGAATGATGGTGGCGTTATAAATGTTGCAGAACAAGAATGGATATATATTACACTTGCCGTTTCTGCTACCAAGAGTACTATCTTTTTTAATGGTGTTGCAGTAAATACTGCAGATTTGGCAGCACCTGTAGATTGGACAAATTGTAATACTGTTACAATTGGTGCTGGTGGAGATACTTTTAGTTACTGGGACCATAAATCAGACAAGAGTGCTATTGATGAGCTACGTTTCTTTAACAAAGCACTTACTGATAGCGACATAGAAAATATGATAAACGTTACTAACCCTTATACAGGTGTTTATGATGGAGAAATGTTCTACGCTGCTTTTGATAACGACACAAAAAATAAATTTACGGCTCAAGAGGCTACCGTAGTTGGTTCTCCAGGATTTGCAGATGAAAGTGTTATTGGTAGTAACGCCTTTGCAAGTACTACAGATTCTTATATAACTTATCCTGCAAATAACTTATTAAGTGGCACAGAGTTTAGCGCAACATTCTGGTATAAAGTAAATGCAACCCCAGACAGAGCAGGAATTTTAGTTATTGGTGATGATGCTGATGATCGTTTTCAAGGACTAAGGCTATTTAGAGAAGGTAGTGACACAGAACAAAGAATTAAAGCCAATATTGGTATCGGAACTAATGAAAGCTGGAATGATGGTGACATTATTAACGTTGCAGACCAAGAGTGGGTATTTGTAACCTTAGTTGTTTCTGCTACAAAAAGCACTATTTATTTTGATGGTGTTGCTGTTAATTCTGTAGACTTAGCTGCTCCTATAGACTGGACAGGTTGTGACCTTATAACAGTGGGTTCTGGTGGTGAAACATTTAGTTACTGGGATCATAAATCAGATAACAGTGCTATAGACGAACTACGCCTATACAACAAAGCACTTTCACAACAAGAAATACAGTCTATTAGAGACGCAGATTTATAATAAATACATTTTTAGTTTTTAGTTAATTCATTTTTATGAGATTATTTTTAGTAGTATTGGCTGTTGCATCCTTATTAACAGGATGCAACAACAAGCCAAAAAAAATTCAAAAACAAGTTTGGACAGATGAAGCTTTACTGGACTCTGTACAAAAACAAACGTTTAACTATTTCTGGGATGGCGCAGAGCCTGTTTCTGGACTAGCTAGAGAACGTATACATTTAGACAGTATTTACCCAACACACCATAAAGACATTATAACTATTGGCGGTTCAGGATTTGGACTAATGACCATTGTTGTTGGTGCAGAACGTGGCTACATTACCAAAGAAGAAGCTTTATCTAGATTTGAAAAATCTGTAGATTTCTTAGAAAAAGCAGATCGTTTTCATGGTGCATGGCCACATTGGTTAATGCCTAGTGGCAAAGTTGCTCCCTTTAGTCAGTAT carries:
- a CDS encoding LamG domain-containing protein; this translates as MKNLKYTITCLVSALFFYSCDQGIDNITQVAAGADETAPEVKINYPTEGTKIKVLDIVTSIVIDFEVTDDIEVASINVAIDNNTIQSFTSFKDYRRVLIDDLVFDNLVDGTHKLTITATDLEGKTTEASVNFEKEPAYTPLFAGETLYMPFDGDYIDLIGLQAATKVGNPNFAGESVVGTNAYAGATDAYLEYPTDGLIGGTEFSASFWYKVNATPDRAGILIIGDDAEDRFQGIRLFREGNGAEQRIKANVGTGAGESWNDGGVINVAEQEWIYITLAVSATKSTIFFNGVAVNTADLAAPVDWTNCNTVTIGAGGDTFSYWDHKSDKSAIDELRFFNKALTDSDIENMINVTNPYTGVYDGEMFYAAFDNDTKNKFTAQEATVVGSPGFADESVIGSNAFASTTDSYITYPANNLLSGTEFSATFWYKVNATPDRAGILVIGDDADDRFQGLRLFREGSDTEQRIKANIGIGTNESWNDGDIINVADQEWVFVTLVVSATKSTIYFDGVAVNSVDLAAPIDWTGCDLITVGSGGETFSYWDHKSDNSAIDELRLYNKALSQQEIQSIRDADL